The Quatrionicoccus australiensis nucleotide sequence TTTCCAGGATGATCTGCACGGTGTCGGAAGCGTGCTGGCCCATCTTGTCTTCGGTACGGCCGACGATGAAACCGGGCGTTGCGGTCGGAATCAGGAAGCAGGAAATGCCCTTCTTGCCGGCCGCCTTGTCGGTGACGGCGAAGACGATGGCCATCTGGGCGTGCTTGCCGGTGGTGATGAACTGCTTGACGCCATTGAGGACGAAGAAGTCGCCATCCTTGTCGGCACGGGTGGTGATCGCGGCGGCGTCGGAGCCGGTGTGCGGTTCGGTCAGGCAGAAGCAGCCGAGCTTTTCGCCGCGGGCGAGCGGCTTCAGCCATTCTTCCTTCTGCGCATCGGTGCCGTATTTCTGGGTGATGCCGCAGGCCAGCGAGTTCTGTACCGAGACGATGGTCGAGGTGGCGCCATCGCCGGCGGCGATTTCTTCCAGGGTCAGGACCAGCGACATGTAATCCATGCCGGCACCGTCCCATTCTTCCGGCACGACCATGCCGAGCGCGCCGAGCTCACCGAGCTCCTTCAGGGCCTGGGCCGGGAAGGTGTGGTTGCGGTCCCATTCGGCGGCAAAGGGGGCGAGGCGTTCCTGCGCGAAGCTGCGCATGGTGTCGCGGATCATTTCCTGTTCTTGGGTCAGAATCATGTGCGAATCTCCAGAGAAGTTTTTTGTTGTGTGGTGAGCCAGACGCCGGCAATGACCAGCAGGCCCCCGACAAGTACCGACAGGCCGAGTCGCTCGTCGAGCAGCAGCGCCGCCTGCAGTACGGCAAACACCGGGACCAGATTAATGAAAATCGAGGCATGGCCGGCGCCCAGCTGGTGCACCGCTTCGGTGAACCAGGTGTAGGCGATGGCGGTGCCGAAAATGGCAAGAAAAAGCATGGCGGCCCATACCTGCCCGGACCATGTCGCCGGGGCCATGTCACCCTGAACCAGGGCGGCGATCCCGAGGAAAGCCGCGCCGACCAGGCTGCCGTAGAGTGTCGTGGCGAGTGGTGACAGTGTTTTGGTCGCCTGCCGGCCGATGAAGGTATACGCCGCCCAGCTCAGCACGCAGCCGATAATCAGCCATTCGCCGACCCCCACCGTGCCCTGGATCAGGGCCAGTGGATTGCCGTTGCCGATCACCGTCAGGCAGCCGGCCAGCGCGATCGCGCTGCCGAGTGCCTTGCGCCGGTTCATGCGTTCATGGCCGAATAGCCAGGCGGCCAGCACGATGACCACCGGGTTGAGCGCCACGACCAGTGCGCCGCGGCCGGCGGTGATGTGCTGCAAGCCGTAGAAAAAGCACAGGCCGTAAAGAAATATCCCGAAAAAGCCCAGTCCGCAGACGACGCCCCACTCACGGCTGCTGCGCAAGCGCGGCAGCGTCCGGCCGGAAAGCAGGAGCGCCGCGGCCAGCACCATGGCCGTGACCACGAAGCGGATGGCCGCGATGCCGAGCGGAGCAGATACCTCCCGGGCAATGATGCGCCCGGCGATCCAGGTGCCTCCCCAAAAGAACATCGCGGCGACCAGTTTGGCGTAGGTAAGCGGAAGGGCCTTTTGCGGCAATTACAGCATTTCCACCGCGAGGGCCGTGGCTTCGCCGCCGCCGATGCAGAGCGAGGCAACGCCGCGCTTCTTGCCGTATTTCTTCAGTGCACCGAGCAGCGAAACGACGATACGCGCGCCGGAGGCACCGATCGGGTGGCCGAGCGCACAGGCGCCGCCGTGGATGTTGACCTTGGCCGGATCGAGCTTGAGGTCGTGCAGCGCGGCCATGGTGACGACGGCGAAGGCTTCGTTGATTTCGTAGAGATCGACGCTCTCGGCGGTCCACCCGGTTTTTGCGAACAATTTCTGCATCGCGCCGACCGGTGCCGACGGGAACAGGGCGGGGACGCCGGCATGCGTGGTGTGCGCGACGATGCGGGCAACCGGGCTGAGGCCGAGCTTGGCAGCCTGCGATTCGCGCATCAGGACCATGGCGGCAGCGCCGTCGGAAATCGACGAGGAATTGGCGGCGGTGACCGTGCCATCCTTCTTGAAAGCCGGCTTCAAAGTCGGGATTTTTTCGACGTTGACCGCAAACGGGCCTTCGTCCTTGTCGATGACGACGTCGCCCTTGCGGCCGGCGACGGTGGTCGGGGCGATTTCCCAGGCGAAGGAGCCGTTGTTGCTGGCCTCGATGGCGCGGGTGGTCGAGCGGACGGCGAATTCATCCTGTGCTTCGCGGGTGAAACCGTAAGTGGTCGCACACTCTTCGGCAAACGTGCCCATCAGGCGGCCGCGGGTTTCCTTGCTGTAGGCGTCTTCAAGACCATCCATGAACATGTGGTCGAACATCTGGCCGTGGCCGAGACGATAGCCGCCGCGTGCCTTGGCGAGCAGGTAGGGGGCGTTGGTCATCGACTCCATGCCGCCGACTACGGCTGCGCCGTAGGAGCCGGCAAGAATGCCGTCGTGGCCGAGCATGGTCGCCTTCATGGCGGAACCGCACACCTTGTGAATGGTGGCGCAGCCGGCGGAAATCGGCAGGCCGGCCTGCAGGGCGGCCTGGCGGGCCGGGGCCTGGCCCTGGCCGGCTTGCAGCACGCAGCCCATCAGCACTTCCTCGATCAGGTTGGCGTCGATGCCGGCGCGCTCGACGGCGGCCTTGATGGCGACGGCACCGAGGTTGGCGGCGGTCAGGCTGGCAAAGCCACCCTGAAAAGCCCCCATCGGAGTGCGGGCGGCGGAAACGATAACAATGGGATCGGTCATGACGGGTTCCTCAGGTAATTGTTCGGAAAAATGAGATGGGGGCTTTCGGCGCAGGCTAACTTCGCGCAGCGAACGTTAAGGCGCGCAGCGCCGGCCGGAGTCAAACGCCCCCATGGCGGTACGGGCGGCGGAAACGATGACAATCGGGTCGTTCATGCTGATTTCTCCTGCGTGCTTGTTATCAAATCATGCTTCCAACGCCTTCAATGCGGCGTCGTAGCGGGTGGGTAAATCTTCGGGACAATCGACGGTAATGCC carries:
- a CDS encoding acetyl-CoA C-acyltransferase gives rise to the protein MTDPIVIVSAARTPMGAFQGGFASLTAANLGAVAIKAAVERAGIDANLIEEVLMGCVLQAGQGQAPARQAALQAGLPISAGCATIHKVCGSAMKATMLGHDGILAGSYGAAVVGGMESMTNAPYLLAKARGGYRLGHGQMFDHMFMDGLEDAYSKETRGRLMGTFAEECATTYGFTREAQDEFAVRSTTRAIEASNNGSFAWEIAPTTVAGRKGDVVIDKDEGPFAVNVEKIPTLKPAFKKDGTVTAANSSSISDGAAAMVLMRESQAAKLGLSPVARIVAHTTHAGVPALFPSAPVGAMQKLFAKTGWTAESVDLYEINEAFAVVTMAALHDLKLDPAKVNIHGGACALGHPIGASGARIVVSLLGALKKYGKKRGVASLCIGGGEATALAVEML
- a CDS encoding acyl-CoA dehydrogenase gives rise to the protein MILTQEQEMIRDTMRSFAQERLAPFAAEWDRNHTFPAQALKELGELGALGMVVPEEWDGAGMDYMSLVLTLEEIAAGDGATSTIVSVQNSLACGITQKYGTDAQKEEWLKPLARGEKLGCFCLTEPHTGSDAAAITTRADKDGDFFVLNGVKQFITTGKHAQMAIVFAVTDKAAGKKGISCFLIPTATPGFIVGRTEDKMGQHASDTVQIILENCRVPASALLGKEGEGYKIALSNLEAGRIGIAAQSIGMARAAFEAAVRYAKERVTFGVPIIDHQAVNFKLADMNTLLDAARLMVWRAAQLKDAGKPCLKEASMAKMFASEAAEKIASDAIQIHGGVGYTSDFPVERIYRDVRICQIYEGANDIQRLVIGRSIAAE
- a CDS encoding DMT family transporter, producing MPQKALPLTYAKLVAAMFFWGGTWIAGRIIAREVSAPLGIAAIRFVVTAMVLAAALLLSGRTLPRLRSSREWGVVCGLGFFGIFLYGLCFFYGLQHITAGRGALVVALNPVVIVLAAWLFGHERMNRRKALGSAIALAGCLTVIGNGNPLALIQGTVGVGEWLIIGCVLSWAAYTFIGRQATKTLSPLATTLYGSLVGAAFLGIAALVQGDMAPATWSGQVWAAMLFLAIFGTAIAYTWFTEAVHQLGAGHASIFINLVPVFAVLQAALLLDERLGLSVLVGGLLVIAGVWLTTQQKTSLEIRT